A genomic segment from Pyruvatibacter sp. encodes:
- the tesB gene encoding acyl-CoA thioesterase II has product MSDQVESLLNLLDLEPIEVNLFRGQSPADSWQRVFGGQVIGQALVAAQRTVDEDRHCHSLHAYFIRPGDPKVPIVYEVDRSRDGRSFTTRRVIAIQHGKQIFNMAASFHAHEEGYDHQFPMPDVPGPDDLPTELSMREAVVDRLPEKMRDRFLRPRPIELRFVEPPSYFDAEKRDPISHVWFRAVAPVGDDVALHQCVLAYASDMTLLDTCINPHGVTWMDGKIQSASLDHAMWFHRPFRADEWLLYAQDAPSASFARGFNRGNIFTRNGVLIASVTQEGLIRPTSR; this is encoded by the coding sequence ATGTCAGACCAGGTCGAAAGCCTTTTGAACCTGCTTGATCTTGAGCCGATCGAGGTCAATCTGTTTCGCGGTCAAAGCCCTGCGGACTCTTGGCAGCGGGTGTTTGGCGGTCAGGTCATTGGTCAGGCGCTTGTGGCCGCGCAACGCACCGTTGACGAAGACCGTCACTGTCATTCGCTGCACGCCTATTTCATCCGTCCCGGTGATCCCAAGGTTCCCATCGTGTATGAGGTGGACCGCTCACGCGACGGGCGCAGTTTCACCACGCGGCGGGTGATTGCCATTCAGCACGGCAAGCAGATTTTCAATATGGCTGCGTCGTTTCACGCGCACGAGGAAGGCTACGACCATCAGTTTCCCATGCCGGATGTGCCTGGGCCTGATGATCTGCCGACTGAACTTTCCATGCGTGAAGCGGTGGTGGACCGGTTGCCCGAAAAAATGCGCGACCGGTTTTTGCGCCCGCGCCCGATTGAACTGCGCTTTGTCGAGCCGCCAAGCTATTTTGATGCTGAAAAGCGGGACCCGATCAGTCATGTCTGGTTCCGGGCCGTAGCGCCGGTGGGCGACGATGTGGCGCTGCACCAGTGTGTGCTGGCCTACGCCTCCGACATGACGCTGCTCGACACCTGCATCAACCCGCACGGCGTTACGTGGATGGACGGCAAGATACAGTCAGCCTCGCTGGATCACGCCATGTGGTTCCATCGCCCGTTCCGGGCCGACGAGTGGTTGCTCTACGCACAGGACGCCCCCTCAGCCTCGTTTGCGCGCGGCTTCAACCGCGGCAATATCTTCACGCGGAATGGCGTGCTGATTGCTTCCGTAACGCAGGAAGGTCTGATCCGGCCAACGTCGCGTTAG
- a CDS encoding TauD/TfdA family dioxygenase — translation MISVKPTGEACGAFVTGLDLTKPLDAKTVADIRTAWLEHHVLAFPDQPMTDDDLERFTLYFGDFGHDPFFAPIDGRKNIAAIVRRADEKSPLFAEGWHTDWSFQEKPPIGTCLMGITIPPQGGDTFFANQHMAYDHLPADLRADVEGAIAIHSAETAYAPDGMYGQEKDAEQDRSMRIISSEEARLKHEHPLVRPHTETGRPALFSTFGYIQGFKGMDPDKSNDLLVRLYAHQTQDKFVYRHKWKPNMLVMWDNRCLLHRASGGYDGHDRLLHRTTISQRAA, via the coding sequence ATGATTTCTGTGAAACCAACCGGCGAGGCTTGCGGTGCATTCGTCACCGGCCTCGACCTGACAAAACCGCTGGATGCAAAAACCGTTGCCGATATACGCACCGCGTGGCTTGAGCACCACGTGCTGGCGTTTCCCGATCAGCCCATGACTGACGACGATCTGGAACGGTTCACGCTGTATTTTGGCGACTTCGGGCACGACCCGTTTTTTGCCCCCATTGATGGCCGCAAGAACATTGCCGCCATTGTTCGTCGCGCAGATGAAAAATCGCCCCTGTTTGCCGAAGGCTGGCACACCGACTGGAGCTTTCAGGAAAAGCCCCCCATCGGCACCTGCCTCATGGGCATCACCATTCCGCCCCAGGGCGGCGACACATTTTTCGCCAATCAGCATATGGCCTATGACCACCTGCCTGCTGACCTCAGGGCCGACGTGGAAGGTGCCATCGCCATCCACTCCGCCGAAACGGCCTACGCACCGGACGGCATGTATGGTCAGGAGAAAGACGCCGAACAGGATCGCTCCATGCGGATCATCAGTTCAGAGGAAGCCCGCCTGAAGCACGAGCACCCGCTGGTTCGTCCGCACACGGAAACCGGCCGCCCGGCATTGTTTTCAACCTTCGGCTATATTCAGGGCTTCAAGGGTATGGACCCCGACAAAAGCAACGACCTGCTGGTGCGTCTTTACGCTCACCAGACTCAGGACAAGTTTGTGTATCGCCATAAATGGAAGCCCAACATGCTGGTGATGTGGGACAACCGCTGCCTGCTGCACCGCGCCAGCGGCGGCTATGACGGCCACGACCGCCTGCTCCACCGCACCACCATTTCCCAGCGCGCCGCCTGA
- a CDS encoding glutathione S-transferase N-terminal domain-containing protein: MIDLYTWTTPNGRKVSIMLEEVGLPYTVHPVDISNGKQFEPAFLKISPNNRIPAIVDQDGEGGPVSVFESGAILVYLAEKTGRFLPASGAERAKVLEWLMWQMSGIGPMMGQASHFANSAPEQIPYAIDRYISESGRLIGILDKQLADNAFVAGEYSIADMAIYPWVSVGFELIRGAKPEIVGDGKNTERWLKAMADRPGVAAGMAIPPAQN; encoded by the coding sequence GTGATTGATCTTTATACGTGGACGACGCCAAACGGGCGCAAGGTTTCCATCATGCTGGAGGAGGTGGGGCTTCCATATACTGTGCATCCGGTGGACATCAGCAACGGAAAGCAGTTTGAGCCCGCGTTCCTGAAGATCAGCCCCAACAACCGTATCCCGGCGATTGTCGATCAGGATGGTGAGGGCGGGCCGGTATCGGTTTTTGAATCCGGCGCCATCCTTGTCTATCTCGCTGAGAAGACCGGCAGGTTTCTGCCTGCGTCCGGTGCTGAGCGTGCGAAGGTGCTGGAGTGGCTGATGTGGCAGATGAGCGGCATCGGCCCGATGATGGGGCAGGCCAGTCACTTTGCGAACTCAGCCCCCGAACAGATTCCCTATGCCATTGACCGCTACATCTCTGAAAGCGGGCGGCTGATCGGTATTCTGGACAAGCAGCTTGCGGACAATGCGTTTGTTGCCGGTGAATATTCGATTGCAGATATGGCGATTTATCCCTGGGTTTCGGTGGGTTTCGAGCTTATTCGTGGCGCCAAGCCGGAGATTGTCGGCGACGGCAAAAACACGGAACGCTGGCTTAAAGCAATGGCAGACCGGCCCGGCGTCGCGGCTGGCATGGCAATACCTCCGGCACAAAACTAG
- the gatC gene encoding Asp-tRNA(Asn)/Glu-tRNA(Gln) amidotransferase subunit GatC — protein MSVDAATVRRIAMLARIAIKDDEVPPLVGELNQILDWVEQLGEVDTTGVEPMTSVANVSAPLRADDVTDGGKGDDILANAPDAREGHFTVPRVVE, from the coding sequence ATGTCAGTTGATGCGGCCACAGTCCGGCGGATCGCGATGCTCGCGCGGATCGCCATCAAGGACGACGAGGTGCCCCCGCTTGTGGGCGAACTCAACCAGATACTGGACTGGGTGGAACAGCTTGGCGAGGTGGATACGACCGGCGTTGAGCCGATGACCTCTGTTGCCAATGTGTCAGCGCCGTTGCGGGCGGATGATGTGACCGACGGTGGCAAGGGCGATGATATTCTGGCTAACGCGCCGGACGCCCGCGAAGGTCACTTCACAGTGCCGAGGGTGGTGGAATGA
- the gatA gene encoding Asp-tRNA(Asn)/Glu-tRNA(Gln) amidotransferase subunit GatA, with product MSQLTDLDIAGARDALAKGDVSSEELTAAYLEAIHEADPLNAFITVLPGKAIEMAKESDARRRSGTVGALEGIPLAIKDLFCTQGVLTTAASHILDGFTPAYESTVTQNLWNAGGVLLGKTNLDEFAMGSSNETSYYGPVRNPWRLDDAGGRGGDGLVPGGSSGGSAAAVAAHLCAGATGTDTGGSIRQPAALTGTVGLKPTYGRCSRWGTIAFASSLDQAGPMTRTVRDAAIMLGAMAGHDPKDSTSIDMPVPDFEAALAGGVNGLTVGVPDEYRVDGMPKEIEDLWQQGIELMKAQGATIKPVSLTRTKYALPTYYIVAPAEASSNLARYDGVRYGLRVPGDDITGMYENTRAAGFGAEVKRRILIGTYVLSAGYYDAYYLQAQKVRTLIAQDFAQTFEDVDLILTPTSPDQAFGIGAKTDDPLSMYLNDVFTVPASLAGLPGISVPTGLSGDGLPLGLQLIGKAFDEETVLRGAYALEQAAGFTAKPDPWWRA from the coding sequence ATGAGCCAGCTTACCGATCTGGATATTGCAGGCGCGCGGGATGCGCTGGCCAAGGGCGATGTGTCGTCTGAAGAACTGACAGCAGCTTATCTCGAAGCCATTCATGAAGCTGACCCGCTTAACGCCTTCATCACGGTGCTGCCGGGCAAAGCCATTGAGATGGCCAAGGAAAGTGACGCGCGGCGCAGGAGCGGCACTGTTGGTGCGCTTGAGGGCATTCCGCTGGCAATCAAAGACCTGTTCTGTACCCAGGGCGTGCTGACAACGGCGGCGAGCCACATTCTGGATGGGTTTACGCCCGCCTATGAATCCACCGTGACCCAGAACCTGTGGAATGCCGGTGGGGTGTTGCTGGGCAAGACCAATCTTGATGAGTTCGCAATGGGCTCTTCGAACGAGACATCCTACTATGGTCCGGTGCGTAACCCCTGGCGGCTTGATGATGCGGGCGGCAGGGGGGGCGATGGTCTGGTGCCGGGCGGGTCTTCGGGTGGCTCTGCGGCGGCGGTGGCAGCGCATCTGTGCGCGGGCGCGACGGGAACAGACACAGGCGGGTCTATCCGTCAGCCCGCAGCGCTTACGGGTACTGTCGGTCTCAAGCCAACTTACGGACGTTGCTCGCGCTGGGGCACCATTGCGTTTGCCTCGTCGCTCGATCAGGCCGGGCCGATGACGCGCACGGTGCGTGACGCGGCCATCATGCTGGGTGCAATGGCGGGGCATGACCCCAAGGACTCCACCAGCATTGATATGCCGGTGCCGGACTTTGAGGCGGCCCTTGCAGGCGGCGTCAACGGTCTGACGGTTGGTGTGCCGGATGAATACCGCGTGGACGGAATGCCCAAGGAGATTGAAGATCTCTGGCAGCAGGGTATTGAGCTGATGAAGGCACAGGGGGCAACCATCAAACCGGTGAGCCTGACGCGCACCAAATACGCACTGCCGACTTATTACATTGTTGCGCCTGCCGAAGCGTCATCCAACCTCGCGCGCTATGACGGTGTGCGCTACGGGCTGCGCGTGCCGGGCGACGACATTACGGGCATGTATGAAAACACCCGCGCGGCCGGCTTTGGCGCTGAAGTGAAGCGCCGCATTCTGATCGGCACCTATGTGCTGTCGGCGGGCTATTATGATGCCTATTATCTTCAGGCACAAAAGGTCCGTACACTGATTGCGCAGGATTTTGCGCAGACGTTTGAAGATGTGGATTTGATCCTCACGCCGACATCGCCGGATCAGGCGTTTGGCATCGGGGCAAAGACGGATGACCCCCTGAGCATGTATCTCAACGATGTGTTTACGGTGCCTGCGAGCCTTGCTGGCCTGCCGGGTATTTCCGTGCCCACGGGACTGTCTGGCGACGGTTTGCCGCTTGGGCTGCAACTCATCGGCAAGGCGTTTGATGAAGAAACGGTGTTGCGTGGTGCCTATGCGCTGGAGCAGGCCGCAGGCTTTACGGCAAAGCCTGACCCGTGGTGGAGAGCGTAA
- the ruvX gene encoding Holliday junction resolvase RuvX, with translation MITEDAQEFAAALPAVGGLLALDLGTKTIGIATSDPNRRISSPVKTLKRTKFQANTLELQGLIDERKTAGLVLGLPINMDGSSGPRAQSSRTFGRNLTNALGLPVLLWDERLSTAAMERELISLDTSRRRRAEMIDAMAANFILQGVLDRLANCR, from the coding sequence ATGATTACCGAAGATGCTCAGGAGTTTGCCGCAGCCCTGCCTGCCGTTGGCGGCCTGCTTGCACTCGATCTGGGCACCAAGACCATCGGCATCGCCACCAGCGACCCCAACCGGCGCATTTCATCACCCGTCAAAACCCTGAAGCGCACCAAGTTTCAGGCCAATACGCTTGAATTGCAGGGCCTCATTGACGAACGCAAGACGGCGGGCCTTGTGCTGGGCCTGCCCATCAACATGGACGGCTCGTCCGGCCCCCGCGCCCAGTCGAGCCGCACATTTGGCCGCAACCTCACAAATGCGCTGGGTCTGCCGGTGCTGCTGTGGGACGAGCGGCTGTCCACCGCCGCCATGGAGCGCGAACTCATCAGCCTCGATACATCGCGCCGCCGCCGCGCCGAGATGATCGATGCCATGGCCGCCAACTTCATTTTGCAGGGAGTGCTGGACCGGCTGGCAAACTGCCGATGA
- the gatB gene encoding Asp-tRNA(Asn)/Glu-tRNA(Gln) amidotransferase subunit GatB yields MAEAKSKLVEGATGQWEVIIGIECHAQVSSNSKLFSGAATEFGADANSQVSLVDAAMPGMLPVLNAYCVEQAVRTGLGLNAKINKRSVFARKNYFYPDLPQGYQISQFELPIVGEGEVVLDLADGTTRTVGIERLHLEQDAGKSLHDQDPGVSFVDLNRSGVALMEIVSKPDMRSAEEAQAFLKKLRTIVRYLGTCDGNMEQGSMRGDINVSVRRPGEPLGTRAEIKNVNSFRFIGQAIEYEVGRQIDLIEDGGEVVQETRLFDSKLGETRSMRSKEEAHDYRYFPDPDLLPLELADDFIEKIRATLPELPDAKKERLVSQFGLKPYDAGTLADDRAAADYFEKVAAGRDGRVAGNWVMGELFGALNKLGLDISQSPVSAEHLGELIDLISDNTISGRIAKDVFEIMTQTGEAPGKIVEDKGLKQVTDTGAIEAIVDEVIAQNPDKVAEVKEKPKLAGWFVGQIMKASQGKANPAAVNEILAKKLGL; encoded by the coding sequence ATGGCTGAGGCAAAATCCAAGCTGGTTGAAGGCGCAACCGGCCAGTGGGAAGTCATCATCGGCATTGAGTGTCACGCGCAGGTGTCGTCCAACTCTAAATTGTTTTCAGGCGCGGCCACCGAGTTTGGTGCTGACGCCAACTCGCAGGTGAGCCTTGTGGACGCGGCGATGCCGGGCATGTTGCCGGTGCTCAATGCCTATTGCGTGGAGCAGGCGGTACGTACGGGGCTTGGCCTCAACGCGAAAATCAACAAGCGGTCTGTGTTTGCGCGCAAGAACTATTTTTACCCCGACTTGCCGCAGGGCTACCAGATTTCACAGTTCGAGTTGCCCATTGTGGGCGAGGGCGAAGTGGTGCTTGATCTGGCGGATGGCACAACGCGCACTGTCGGCATTGAGCGGCTTCATCTGGAGCAGGATGCGGGCAAGAGTCTGCACGATCAGGACCCCGGCGTGTCGTTTGTTGATCTAAACCGCTCCGGCGTGGCGCTGATGGAAATTGTTAGCAAGCCGGACATGCGGTCTGCGGAAGAGGCGCAGGCGTTTTTAAAGAAGCTGCGGACGATTGTTCGCTATCTGGGTACGTGTGACGGCAACATGGAGCAGGGCTCCATGCGTGGCGACATCAACGTGTCGGTCCGGCGTCCCGGCGAGCCGTTGGGTACGCGCGCCGAGATCAAGAACGTCAACTCGTTCAGGTTCATCGGACAGGCCATCGAATATGAAGTGGGTCGGCAGATTGATCTGATCGAGGATGGCGGCGAGGTAGTTCAGGAGACGCGTCTGTTTGACTCGAAGCTGGGCGAGACCCGCTCCATGCGCTCTAAGGAAGAAGCGCACGACTATCGCTATTTTCCGGACCCTGATCTTTTGCCGCTCGAACTGGCGGACGACTTTATTGAAAAAATCCGCGCGACCTTGCCGGAACTCCCCGACGCCAAGAAAGAGCGACTGGTGTCGCAGTTTGGTCTCAAGCCCTATGACGCCGGCACGCTGGCGGACGACCGTGCGGCGGCTGACTACTTTGAAAAAGTCGCTGCGGGCCGCGATGGACGCGTTGCCGGCAACTGGGTGATGGGCGAGCTGTTTGGCGCGCTCAACAAACTCGGCCTGGATATTTCGCAGTCGCCTGTTTCAGCCGAGCATCTGGGCGAGCTGATTGACCTTATTTCCGATAACACGATCTCAGGACGCATCGCCAAGGATGTGTTTGAGATCATGACACAAACGGGTGAGGCGCCGGGCAAGATTGTTGAGGACAAGGGGCTGAAGCAGGTTACCGATACGGGAGCCATTGAGGCGATCGTGGATGAGGTGATTGCTCAGAATCCGGATAAGGTGGCCGAGGTGAAAGAGAAGCCCAAGCTGGCAGGCTGGTTTGTCGGCCAGATCATGAAGGCCAGTCAGGGCAAGGCCAATCCTGCAGCGGTCAACGAGATTCTGGCTAAGAAGCTTGGGCTCTAG
- the cueR gene encoding Cu(I)-responsive transcriptional regulator: MNIGEAAKASGVSAKNIRYYESIGLIPEVSRTSAGYRVYEEADIHTLRFIRRARGLGFSVKEVTQLLTLWQDRDRASADVKALALAHVEELRAKIDELEGMANTLLHLAGSCQGNNRPNCPILDDLAGR; this comes from the coding sequence ATGAACATTGGTGAAGCGGCAAAAGCATCCGGCGTTTCCGCCAAGAACATTCGTTACTACGAAAGCATCGGGTTGATACCTGAAGTCAGTCGCACGAGTGCTGGATATCGCGTCTATGAGGAAGCGGACATCCACACATTAAGGTTCATTCGGCGGGCGCGGGGCCTTGGATTTTCGGTCAAGGAAGTAACGCAGCTTCTCACACTGTGGCAGGACCGCGACCGGGCAAGCGCAGACGTCAAGGCACTTGCGCTGGCGCATGTGGAAGAACTGCGGGCGAAAATCGACGAGCTGGAAGGGATGGCCAACACACTGCTGCACCTTGCCGGCAGTTGCCAGGGCAACAATCGTCCGAATTGTCCGATTCTGGATGATCTGGCGGGGCGCTAG
- a CDS encoding AEC family transporter yields MTEIVYALIPVFVVIALGAWIKRTGFPGDDFWPLLDRVTYFVLFPCLLVHSLVAADFSNIPVPNMAAALFAGLITMSLILIGLRPVISGPMQQSGPAFTSIFQGATRWNSFVALAASFALFGTEGLALAAVGIGVLVPTVNVLCVFILMRYAGDDPASFRLLARLLIRNPLVIACAVGVFLNASGIGLWAPLLTGVDILGRAALALGLLAVGAGLDLSRIATQRTPIILTTTLRLVLMPLLMAGWCWVFGVDGMARMVAILCGAVPGATASYVLARQLGGDAPLMASLITASTLTAALTMPTMLWLLG; encoded by the coding sequence ATGACAGAAATCGTTTATGCCCTGATCCCGGTCTTTGTAGTCATCGCCCTTGGCGCATGGATCAAGCGCACCGGCTTTCCCGGAGATGACTTCTGGCCGCTGCTGGACCGGGTCACATATTTTGTGCTGTTCCCCTGCCTGCTGGTGCACTCGCTGGTGGCTGCTGATTTTTCAAACATCCCCGTGCCCAACATGGCCGCCGCCCTGTTTGCGGGCCTCATCACCATGTCGCTGATCCTGATCGGCCTGCGCCCGGTAATCTCAGGCCCGATGCAGCAATCCGGCCCTGCCTTCACCAGCATCTTTCAGGGCGCTACCCGCTGGAACAGCTTTGTGGCGCTGGCGGCCAGCTTCGCCTTGTTCGGCACCGAGGGTCTGGCGCTGGCGGCCGTCGGCATCGGTGTGCTGGTGCCCACCGTCAACGTACTGTGCGTATTCATTCTTATGCGTTATGCGGGCGATGACCCGGCAAGTTTCCGGCTGCTGGCAAGACTGCTGATCCGCAATCCGCTGGTGATCGCCTGCGCCGTGGGCGTTTTTCTCAACGCGTCCGGCATCGGCCTGTGGGCACCGCTGCTGACCGGCGTTGATATTCTGGGCCGCGCCGCCCTCGCCCTTGGGCTGCTCGCTGTAGGTGCCGGGCTGGATTTATCGCGCATCGCTACCCAGCGTACTCCCATCATCCTCACCACCACTCTGCGCCTTGTTCTCATGCCGCTGCTGATGGCCGGATGGTGCTGGGTATTCGGCGTGGATGGCATGGCCCGCATGGTGGCCATCCTGTGTGGCGCTGTGCCGGGTGCCACCGCGTCCTATGTGCTGGCCCGCCAACTGGGCGGCGATGCTCCGCTGATGGCAAGCCTCATTACGGCATCCACCCTCACTGCGGCGCTCACCATGCCGACAATGCTGTGGCTGCTGGGCTGA
- the mscL gene encoding large conductance mechanosensitive channel protein MscL, translating into MFKEFQEFISRGNVIDLAVGIVIGSAFTAIVKSLVSDVVMPPIGLILAGVDFSNLFIPLDGNAYASLAAATEAGAATLNYGLFINAVISFLIVAFVVFLIVRSINQMKRKQDEAPAEAPTPPRNEVLLEEIRDLLKTQRG; encoded by the coding sequence ATGTTCAAAGAGTTTCAGGAGTTCATATCGCGCGGCAATGTCATAGACCTTGCCGTGGGTATTGTGATCGGCAGTGCGTTCACAGCCATCGTGAAGTCTTTGGTGTCAGACGTCGTGATGCCACCCATCGGACTCATTCTGGCCGGCGTTGATTTTTCGAACCTCTTCATACCGCTCGACGGCAATGCCTATGCATCATTGGCCGCAGCAACCGAAGCAGGCGCGGCAACGCTCAACTACGGCCTTTTCATCAACGCCGTGATTTCATTCCTGATTGTCGCGTTTGTGGTTTTCCTGATCGTTCGTTCGATCAACCAAATGAAACGCAAGCAGGATGAAGCGCCCGCCGAAGCACCCACGCCACCACGCAATGAGGTGCTGCTGGAAGAAATCCGCGATCTTCTGAAGACGCAGCGCGGCTAA